The Elephas maximus indicus isolate mEleMax1 chromosome 19, mEleMax1 primary haplotype, whole genome shotgun sequence genome contains a region encoding:
- the PLD2 gene encoding phospholipase D2 isoform X4, translating into MVVRRGWHRGQGSSRQATCLRPPHVPRMMATPESLFSTGGDLDPSQLQMEPDEVDTLREGEDPADRMHPFLAIYDLRPLKMHPLVFAPGVPVTAQVVGTERYTSGSKVGTCTLYSVRLTHGDFTWTTKKKFRHFQELHRDLLRHKVLMSLLPLARFAVAYAPAGEATNREIPSLPRAVPEGSARHAASKQKYLENYLNRLLAMSFYRNYHAMTEFLEVSQLSFITDLGSKGLEGVIRKRSGGHRVPGLTCCVRDQVCYRWSKRWLVVKDSFLLYMCLETGVISFVQLFDPGFEVQVGKRSTETRYGVRIDTSHRSLILKCSSYRQARWWGQEITELAQGPGRDFLQLHQHDSYAPPRPGSLARWFVNGAGYFAAVADAILRAREEIFITDWWLSPEVYLKRPAHSDDWRLDVMLKRKAEEGVRVSVLLFKEVELALGINSGYSKRALMLLHPNIKVMRHPDQVTLWAHHEKLLVVDQVVAFLGGLDLAYGRWDDSHYRLTDLGDSSESAAPQPPTPCPGSPATPDLSHNQHFWLGKDYSNLITKDWVQLDRPFEDFIDRETTPRMPWRDVGVVVHGPPARDLARHFIQRWNFTKTTKAKYKIPMYSYLLPKSSNTANQLPFIFPGAQCATVQVLRSVDRWSAGTSENSILNAYLHTIRESQHFLYIENQFFISCSDGRTVLNKVGDEIVDRILKAHKQGQCFRVYVLLPLLPGFEGDISTGGGNSIQAILHFTYRTLCRGEYSILHRLKAASSANINDRSLLGKRDSELAVLVEDTEMEPSLMNGVEYQAGRFALSLRKHCFSMILGASAQPDLDLRDPVCDDFFQLWQETAENNANIYEQIFRCLPSNATRSMRALRAYVAVEPLATVSPPLAQSELTKVQGHLVHFPLRFLEDESLLPSLGSKEGMIPLEVWT; encoded by the exons ATGGTGGTCCGTAGGGGCTGGCATAGGGGGCAGGGTTCTTCCAGGCAGGCCACCTGCCTGAGGCCTCCCCATGTTCCTAGGATGATGGCCACCCCAGAGAGCCTGTTCTCCACTGGGGGCGACCTGGACCCAAGCCAGCTACAGATGGAGCCCGATGAAGTGGACAccctgagggagggagaggaccCAG CTGACCGGATGCACCCCTTTCTGGCCATCTATGACCTTCGGCCTCTGAAAATGCACCCTTTGGTGTTCGCCCCTGGAGTCCCTGTCACAGCCCAGGTGGTGGGCACTGAAAGATACACCAGTGGATCCAAG GTGGGAACCTGCACCCTGTATTCTGTCcgcttgactcatggcgactttacCTGGACAACAAAGAAGAAGTTCCGCCATTTCCAGGAGCTGCACCGGGACCTCCTGAGACACAAAGTTCTGATGAGTCTGCTCCCTCTGGCGCG CTTTGCTGTTGCCTATGCTCCAGCCGGAGAGGCCACCAACAGAGAGATTCCCTCTCTGCCCCGAGCGGTTCCTGAGGGCTCCGCCAGACACGCAGCCAGCAAACAG AAGTACCTAGAGAATTATCTCAACCGCCTCTTGGCCATGTCTTTCTACCGCAACTATCACGCCATG ACAGAGTTCCTGGAAGTCAGTCAGCTGTCCTTTATCACAGACCTTGGCTCCAAAGGACT GGAGGGGGTGATCCGCAAGCGCTCAGGGGGCCACCGGGTTCCTGGCCTCACCTGCTGTGTCCGAGACCAAGTTTGTTATCGCTGGTCCAAGAG GTGGCTGGTGGTGAAGGACTCCTTCCTGCTGTACATGTGCCTCGAGACCGGCGTCATCTCATTTGTCCAGCTCTTCGACCCTGGCTTCGAGGTGCAAGTGGGGAAAAGGAGCACAGAGACACGGTATGGGGTCCGCATTGACACCTCCCACAG GTCCCTGATTCTCAAGTGCAGCAGCTACCGGCAGGCACGGTGGTGGGGCCAGGAGATCACCGAGCTGGCTCAGGGCCCAGGCAGAGACTTCCTACAGCTGCACCAGCATGACAGCTATGCTCCGCCCCGGCCTGGGTCCCTGGCCCGGTG GTTTGTGAATGGGGCGGGTTACTTCGCGGCTGTGGCAGATGCCATCCTGCGAGCACGGGAGGAGATTTTCATCACAGACTGGTG GTTGAGTCCTGAGGTTTACCTGAAGCGTCCAGCCCATTCAGATGACTGGAGACTGGACGTTATGCTCAAGAGGAAGGCG GAGGAGGGTGTCCGTGTGTCTGTACTGCTGTTTAAGGAAGTGGAGTTGGCCTTGGGCATCAACAGTGGCTACAGCAAGAGGGCTCTGATGCTGCTGCACCCCAACATAAAG GTGATGCGCCACCCAGACCAGGTGACTTTGTGGGCCCATCATGAAAAGCTCCTGGTGGTGGACCAAGTAGTGGCCTTCTTGGGGGGGCTGGACCTTGCCTATGGCCGCTGGGATGACTCACACTACCGACTGACTGACCTTGGGGACTCCTCCGAATCAGCCGCCCCTCAG CCTCCCACCCCGTGCCCAGGCTCTCCAGCTACCCCAGACCTCTCCCACAACCAACACTTCTGGCTGGGCAAGGACTACAGCAATCTTATCACCAAGGACTGGGTGCAGCTGGACCGGCCTTTTGAGG ATTTCATTGACAGGGAGACCACACCCCGGATGCCATGGCGGGATGTTGGGGTGGTTGTCCACGGCCCCCCAGCCCGGGACCTCGCCCGGCACTTCATCCAGCGCTGGAACTTCACCAAG ACTACCAAGGCAAAGTACAAGATACCCATGTACTCCTACCTGCTGCCCAAGTCCTCCAACACTGCAAACCAGCTCCCTTTCATATTCCCTGGGGCACAGTGTGCTACTGTGCAG GTCTTAAGGTCAGTGGACCGCTGGTCAGCAGGGACTTCGGAGAACTCCATCCTCAATGCCTACCTGCACACCATCAGGGAGAGCCAGCACTTCCTCTACATTGAG AATCAGTTCTTCATTAGCTGCTCAGATGGGCGGACGGTTCTGAACAAGGTGGGCGATGAGATTGTGGACAGAATCCTGAAGGCCCACAA ACAGGGGCAGTGCTTCCGAGTATATGTGCTTTTGCCCCTGCTCCCTGGCTTTGAGGGTGACATCTCCACAGGTGGTGGTAACTCCATCCAGGCCATTCTGCACTTCACTTACAG GACTCTGTGTCGTGGGGAGTATTCAATCCTACATCGCCTCAAAGCAGCCA GCTCTGCAAACATCAATGACCGGAGCTTACTGGGGAAGCGGGACAGTGAGCTGGCTGTGCTGGTTGAGGATACAGAGATGGAGCCATCCCTCATGAACGGGGTGGAGTATCAGGCAGGCAGGTTTGCCTTGAGTTTGAGGAAGCACTGCTTCAG CATGATTCTCGGGGCCAGTGCCCAGCCAGACCTGGATCTCCGAGACCCTGTCTGTGATGACTTCTTCCAGTTGTGGCAAGAGACAGCTGAGAACAATGCCAATATCTATGAGCAG ATCTTCCGCTGCCTGCCATCCAATGCCACACGCTCCATGCGGGCACTCCGGGCATATGTGGCTGTGGAGCCTCTGGCCACGGTCAGCCCTCCCTTGGCACAGTCTGAGCTCACCAAGGTCCAGGGCCACTTGGTCCACTTCCCCCTCAGGTTCCTGGAGGACGAGTCTTTGCTGCCCTCCCTTGGCAGCAAGGAGGGCATGATACCCCTGGAGGTATGGACATAG
- the PLD2 gene encoding phospholipase D2 isoform X1 produces MVVRRGWHRGQGSSRQATCLRPPHVPRMMATPESLFSTGGDLDPSQLQMEPDEVDTLREGEDPADRMHPFLAIYDLRPLKMHPLVFAPGVPVTAQVVGTERYTSGSKVGTCTLYSVRLTHGDFTWTTKKKFRHFQELHRDLLRHKVLMSLLPLARFAVAYAPAGEATNREIPSLPRAVPEGSARHAASKQKYLENYLNRLLAMSFYRNYHAMTEFLEVSQLSFITDLGSKGLEGVIRKRSGGHRVPGLTCCVRDQVCYRWSKRWLVVKDSFLLYMCLETGVISFVQLFDPGFEVQVGKRSTETRYGVRIDTSHRSLILKCSSYRQARWWGQEITELAQGPGRDFLQLHQHDSYAPPRPGSLARWFVNGAGYFAAVADAILRAREEIFITDWWLSPEVYLKRPAHSDDWRLDVMLKRKAEEGVRVSVLLFKEVELALGINSGYSKRALMLLHPNIKVMRHPDQVTLWAHHEKLLVVDQVVAFLGGLDLAYGRWDDSHYRLTDLGDSSESAAPQPPTPCPGSPATPDLSHNQHFWLGKDYSNLITKDWVQLDRPFEDFIDRETTPRMPWRDVGVVVHGPPARDLARHFIQRWNFTKTTKAKYKIPMYSYLLPKSSNTANQLPFIFPGAQCATVQVLRSVDRWSAGTSENSILNAYLHTIRESQHFLYIENQFFISCSDGRTVLNKVGDEIVDRILKAHKQGQCFRVYVLLPLLPGFEGDISTGGGNSIQAILHFTYRTLCRGEYSILHRLKAAMGTAWRDYMSICGLRTHGELGGHPVSELIYIHSKMLIADDRTVIIGSANINDRSLLGKRDSELAVLVEDTEMEPSLMNGVEYQAGRFALSLRKHCFSMILGASAQPDLDLRDPVCDDFFQLWQETAENNANIYEQIFRCLPSNATRSMRALRAYVAVEPLATVSPPLAQSELTKVQGHLVHFPLRFLEDESLLPSLGSKEGMIPLEVWT; encoded by the exons ATGGTGGTCCGTAGGGGCTGGCATAGGGGGCAGGGTTCTTCCAGGCAGGCCACCTGCCTGAGGCCTCCCCATGTTCCTAGGATGATGGCCACCCCAGAGAGCCTGTTCTCCACTGGGGGCGACCTGGACCCAAGCCAGCTACAGATGGAGCCCGATGAAGTGGACAccctgagggagggagaggaccCAG CTGACCGGATGCACCCCTTTCTGGCCATCTATGACCTTCGGCCTCTGAAAATGCACCCTTTGGTGTTCGCCCCTGGAGTCCCTGTCACAGCCCAGGTGGTGGGCACTGAAAGATACACCAGTGGATCCAAG GTGGGAACCTGCACCCTGTATTCTGTCcgcttgactcatggcgactttacCTGGACAACAAAGAAGAAGTTCCGCCATTTCCAGGAGCTGCACCGGGACCTCCTGAGACACAAAGTTCTGATGAGTCTGCTCCCTCTGGCGCG CTTTGCTGTTGCCTATGCTCCAGCCGGAGAGGCCACCAACAGAGAGATTCCCTCTCTGCCCCGAGCGGTTCCTGAGGGCTCCGCCAGACACGCAGCCAGCAAACAG AAGTACCTAGAGAATTATCTCAACCGCCTCTTGGCCATGTCTTTCTACCGCAACTATCACGCCATG ACAGAGTTCCTGGAAGTCAGTCAGCTGTCCTTTATCACAGACCTTGGCTCCAAAGGACT GGAGGGGGTGATCCGCAAGCGCTCAGGGGGCCACCGGGTTCCTGGCCTCACCTGCTGTGTCCGAGACCAAGTTTGTTATCGCTGGTCCAAGAG GTGGCTGGTGGTGAAGGACTCCTTCCTGCTGTACATGTGCCTCGAGACCGGCGTCATCTCATTTGTCCAGCTCTTCGACCCTGGCTTCGAGGTGCAAGTGGGGAAAAGGAGCACAGAGACACGGTATGGGGTCCGCATTGACACCTCCCACAG GTCCCTGATTCTCAAGTGCAGCAGCTACCGGCAGGCACGGTGGTGGGGCCAGGAGATCACCGAGCTGGCTCAGGGCCCAGGCAGAGACTTCCTACAGCTGCACCAGCATGACAGCTATGCTCCGCCCCGGCCTGGGTCCCTGGCCCGGTG GTTTGTGAATGGGGCGGGTTACTTCGCGGCTGTGGCAGATGCCATCCTGCGAGCACGGGAGGAGATTTTCATCACAGACTGGTG GTTGAGTCCTGAGGTTTACCTGAAGCGTCCAGCCCATTCAGATGACTGGAGACTGGACGTTATGCTCAAGAGGAAGGCG GAGGAGGGTGTCCGTGTGTCTGTACTGCTGTTTAAGGAAGTGGAGTTGGCCTTGGGCATCAACAGTGGCTACAGCAAGAGGGCTCTGATGCTGCTGCACCCCAACATAAAG GTGATGCGCCACCCAGACCAGGTGACTTTGTGGGCCCATCATGAAAAGCTCCTGGTGGTGGACCAAGTAGTGGCCTTCTTGGGGGGGCTGGACCTTGCCTATGGCCGCTGGGATGACTCACACTACCGACTGACTGACCTTGGGGACTCCTCCGAATCAGCCGCCCCTCAG CCTCCCACCCCGTGCCCAGGCTCTCCAGCTACCCCAGACCTCTCCCACAACCAACACTTCTGGCTGGGCAAGGACTACAGCAATCTTATCACCAAGGACTGGGTGCAGCTGGACCGGCCTTTTGAGG ATTTCATTGACAGGGAGACCACACCCCGGATGCCATGGCGGGATGTTGGGGTGGTTGTCCACGGCCCCCCAGCCCGGGACCTCGCCCGGCACTTCATCCAGCGCTGGAACTTCACCAAG ACTACCAAGGCAAAGTACAAGATACCCATGTACTCCTACCTGCTGCCCAAGTCCTCCAACACTGCAAACCAGCTCCCTTTCATATTCCCTGGGGCACAGTGTGCTACTGTGCAG GTCTTAAGGTCAGTGGACCGCTGGTCAGCAGGGACTTCGGAGAACTCCATCCTCAATGCCTACCTGCACACCATCAGGGAGAGCCAGCACTTCCTCTACATTGAG AATCAGTTCTTCATTAGCTGCTCAGATGGGCGGACGGTTCTGAACAAGGTGGGCGATGAGATTGTGGACAGAATCCTGAAGGCCCACAA ACAGGGGCAGTGCTTCCGAGTATATGTGCTTTTGCCCCTGCTCCCTGGCTTTGAGGGTGACATCTCCACAGGTGGTGGTAACTCCATCCAGGCCATTCTGCACTTCACTTACAG GACTCTGTGTCGTGGGGAGTATTCAATCCTACATCGCCTCAAAGCAGCCA TGGGGACAGCATGGCGGGACTACATGTCCATCTGTGGGCTCCGCACACATGGGGAGCTGGGTGGGCACCCAGTCTCAGAACTCATCTATATCCACAGCAAAATGCTCATTGCCGACGACCGAACAGTCATCATTG GCTCTGCAAACATCAATGACCGGAGCTTACTGGGGAAGCGGGACAGTGAGCTGGCTGTGCTGGTTGAGGATACAGAGATGGAGCCATCCCTCATGAACGGGGTGGAGTATCAGGCAGGCAGGTTTGCCTTGAGTTTGAGGAAGCACTGCTTCAG CATGATTCTCGGGGCCAGTGCCCAGCCAGACCTGGATCTCCGAGACCCTGTCTGTGATGACTTCTTCCAGTTGTGGCAAGAGACAGCTGAGAACAATGCCAATATCTATGAGCAG ATCTTCCGCTGCCTGCCATCCAATGCCACACGCTCCATGCGGGCACTCCGGGCATATGTGGCTGTGGAGCCTCTGGCCACGGTCAGCCCTCCCTTGGCACAGTCTGAGCTCACCAAGGTCCAGGGCCACTTGGTCCACTTCCCCCTCAGGTTCCTGGAGGACGAGTCTTTGCTGCCCTCCCTTGGCAGCAAGGAGGGCATGATACCCCTGGAGGTATGGACATAG
- the PLD2 gene encoding phospholipase D2 isoform X3 — translation MVVRRGWHRGQGSSRQATCLRPPHVPRMMATPESLFSTGGDLDPSQLQMEPDEVDTLREGEDPADRMHPFLAIYDLRPLKMHPLVFAPGVPVTAQVVGTERYTSGSKVGTCTLYSVRLTHGDFTWTTKKKFRHFQELHRDLLRHKVLMSLLPLARFAVAYAPAGEATNREIPSLPRAVPEGSARHAASKQKYLENYLNRLLAMSFYRNYHAMTEFLEVSQLSFITDLGSKGLEGVIRKRSGGHRVPGLTCCVRDQVCYRWSKRWLVVKDSFLLYMCLETGVISFVQLFDPGFEVQVGKRSTETRYGVRIDTSHRSLILKCSSYRQARWWGQEITELAQGPGRDFLQLHQHDSYAPPRPGSLARWFVNGAGYFAAVADAILRAREEIFITDWWLSPEVYLKRPAHSDDWRLDVMLKRKAEEGVRVSVLLFKEVELALGINSGYSKRALMLLHPNIKVMRHPDQVTLWAHHEKLLVVDQVVAFLGGLDLAYGRWDDSHYRLTDLGDSSESAAPQPPTPCPGSPATPDLSHNQHFWLGKDYSNLITKDWVQLDRPFEDFIDRETTPRMPWRDVGVVVHGPPARDLARHFIQRWNFTKVLRSVDRWSAGTSENSILNAYLHTIRESQHFLYIENQFFISCSDGRTVLNKVGDEIVDRILKAHKQGQCFRVYVLLPLLPGFEGDISTGGGNSIQAILHFTYRTLCRGEYSILHRLKAAMGTAWRDYMSICGLRTHGELGGHPVSELIYIHSKMLIADDRTVIIGSANINDRSLLGKRDSELAVLVEDTEMEPSLMNGVEYQAGRFALSLRKHCFSMILGASAQPDLDLRDPVCDDFFQLWQETAENNANIYEQIFRCLPSNATRSMRALRAYVAVEPLATVSPPLAQSELTKVQGHLVHFPLRFLEDESLLPSLGSKEGMIPLEVWT, via the exons ATGGTGGTCCGTAGGGGCTGGCATAGGGGGCAGGGTTCTTCCAGGCAGGCCACCTGCCTGAGGCCTCCCCATGTTCCTAGGATGATGGCCACCCCAGAGAGCCTGTTCTCCACTGGGGGCGACCTGGACCCAAGCCAGCTACAGATGGAGCCCGATGAAGTGGACAccctgagggagggagaggaccCAG CTGACCGGATGCACCCCTTTCTGGCCATCTATGACCTTCGGCCTCTGAAAATGCACCCTTTGGTGTTCGCCCCTGGAGTCCCTGTCACAGCCCAGGTGGTGGGCACTGAAAGATACACCAGTGGATCCAAG GTGGGAACCTGCACCCTGTATTCTGTCcgcttgactcatggcgactttacCTGGACAACAAAGAAGAAGTTCCGCCATTTCCAGGAGCTGCACCGGGACCTCCTGAGACACAAAGTTCTGATGAGTCTGCTCCCTCTGGCGCG CTTTGCTGTTGCCTATGCTCCAGCCGGAGAGGCCACCAACAGAGAGATTCCCTCTCTGCCCCGAGCGGTTCCTGAGGGCTCCGCCAGACACGCAGCCAGCAAACAG AAGTACCTAGAGAATTATCTCAACCGCCTCTTGGCCATGTCTTTCTACCGCAACTATCACGCCATG ACAGAGTTCCTGGAAGTCAGTCAGCTGTCCTTTATCACAGACCTTGGCTCCAAAGGACT GGAGGGGGTGATCCGCAAGCGCTCAGGGGGCCACCGGGTTCCTGGCCTCACCTGCTGTGTCCGAGACCAAGTTTGTTATCGCTGGTCCAAGAG GTGGCTGGTGGTGAAGGACTCCTTCCTGCTGTACATGTGCCTCGAGACCGGCGTCATCTCATTTGTCCAGCTCTTCGACCCTGGCTTCGAGGTGCAAGTGGGGAAAAGGAGCACAGAGACACGGTATGGGGTCCGCATTGACACCTCCCACAG GTCCCTGATTCTCAAGTGCAGCAGCTACCGGCAGGCACGGTGGTGGGGCCAGGAGATCACCGAGCTGGCTCAGGGCCCAGGCAGAGACTTCCTACAGCTGCACCAGCATGACAGCTATGCTCCGCCCCGGCCTGGGTCCCTGGCCCGGTG GTTTGTGAATGGGGCGGGTTACTTCGCGGCTGTGGCAGATGCCATCCTGCGAGCACGGGAGGAGATTTTCATCACAGACTGGTG GTTGAGTCCTGAGGTTTACCTGAAGCGTCCAGCCCATTCAGATGACTGGAGACTGGACGTTATGCTCAAGAGGAAGGCG GAGGAGGGTGTCCGTGTGTCTGTACTGCTGTTTAAGGAAGTGGAGTTGGCCTTGGGCATCAACAGTGGCTACAGCAAGAGGGCTCTGATGCTGCTGCACCCCAACATAAAG GTGATGCGCCACCCAGACCAGGTGACTTTGTGGGCCCATCATGAAAAGCTCCTGGTGGTGGACCAAGTAGTGGCCTTCTTGGGGGGGCTGGACCTTGCCTATGGCCGCTGGGATGACTCACACTACCGACTGACTGACCTTGGGGACTCCTCCGAATCAGCCGCCCCTCAG CCTCCCACCCCGTGCCCAGGCTCTCCAGCTACCCCAGACCTCTCCCACAACCAACACTTCTGGCTGGGCAAGGACTACAGCAATCTTATCACCAAGGACTGGGTGCAGCTGGACCGGCCTTTTGAGG ATTTCATTGACAGGGAGACCACACCCCGGATGCCATGGCGGGATGTTGGGGTGGTTGTCCACGGCCCCCCAGCCCGGGACCTCGCCCGGCACTTCATCCAGCGCTGGAACTTCACCAAG GTCTTAAGGTCAGTGGACCGCTGGTCAGCAGGGACTTCGGAGAACTCCATCCTCAATGCCTACCTGCACACCATCAGGGAGAGCCAGCACTTCCTCTACATTGAG AATCAGTTCTTCATTAGCTGCTCAGATGGGCGGACGGTTCTGAACAAGGTGGGCGATGAGATTGTGGACAGAATCCTGAAGGCCCACAA ACAGGGGCAGTGCTTCCGAGTATATGTGCTTTTGCCCCTGCTCCCTGGCTTTGAGGGTGACATCTCCACAGGTGGTGGTAACTCCATCCAGGCCATTCTGCACTTCACTTACAG GACTCTGTGTCGTGGGGAGTATTCAATCCTACATCGCCTCAAAGCAGCCA TGGGGACAGCATGGCGGGACTACATGTCCATCTGTGGGCTCCGCACACATGGGGAGCTGGGTGGGCACCCAGTCTCAGAACTCATCTATATCCACAGCAAAATGCTCATTGCCGACGACCGAACAGTCATCATTG GCTCTGCAAACATCAATGACCGGAGCTTACTGGGGAAGCGGGACAGTGAGCTGGCTGTGCTGGTTGAGGATACAGAGATGGAGCCATCCCTCATGAACGGGGTGGAGTATCAGGCAGGCAGGTTTGCCTTGAGTTTGAGGAAGCACTGCTTCAG CATGATTCTCGGGGCCAGTGCCCAGCCAGACCTGGATCTCCGAGACCCTGTCTGTGATGACTTCTTCCAGTTGTGGCAAGAGACAGCTGAGAACAATGCCAATATCTATGAGCAG ATCTTCCGCTGCCTGCCATCCAATGCCACACGCTCCATGCGGGCACTCCGGGCATATGTGGCTGTGGAGCCTCTGGCCACGGTCAGCCCTCCCTTGGCACAGTCTGAGCTCACCAAGGTCCAGGGCCACTTGGTCCACTTCCCCCTCAGGTTCCTGGAGGACGAGTCTTTGCTGCCCTCCCTTGGCAGCAAGGAGGGCATGATACCCCTGGAGGTATGGACATAG